ATGACCGCCCCCCTGCCCGAGACCTCCCCGGGGGCGGGCTGGTCGGCGGACATGGCCGAGGCGGTACGCGACATGGCGACGGCGGCCGACGCCGTGGTCATCGGCCCGGGCCTTGGCCGCGGGGACGGGGGGGAGGCGTTTTTAGCCGGACTTTTTTCGCCCGGCCCCCTGTCCGTGCCCCTGGTGCTCGACGCCGACGCCCTGTTTTTCCTGGCCGATGTGCCGGACCTGGCGGCCCGGTTGGGGCCGCGCGCGGTGCTCACCCCGCATCCCGGCGAGATGGCCCGGCTTCTCAGGCTGTCCGTGGCCGAGGTGGAGGCCGACCGGCCCGGGGCGGCCCGGACCCTGGCGGCGCGCACCGGGGCCGTGGTCGTGCTCAAGGGACCGGGCACGGTCATCGTGGACGGTTCCCATGCGGGCTCGCCGGTCATCCTGTCGCCCCATGCCGCGCCAAACCTGGCCGTGGGCGGGTCCGGCGACGTGCTGGCCGGGGTTGTGGCCCGGCTTTTGGCCGCCGGGCGCTCCCCCTTGCTTGCGGCCTGCCTCGGGGTGTATTGGCATGGCCTTTGCGGGGAACGCCTTTCCCGGCGCTTCCCCCGGCGGGGGAACACGGCCGTGGACATCGCCGACGCCCTGCCCCGGGTGTTTCGCCACCCCCAACCATGAAAGAAGGACCAAGCATGCTCAAAGCCAAAGACGTCATGACCCGCGAGGTGATGACCGTCACCCCGGACACGGAAATATCCCAGGCCGCCCGCCTGCTTTTGGACAAGGGCATAAACGGCCTGCCGGTCGTCACCCCCCAGGGGGCGGTGGTGGGCATCCTGTGCCAGAGCGACCTGGTGGCCCAGCAGAAAAAGATCTCCCTGCCCTCGGTCTTCTCCCTGCTCGACGGATTCGTGCCCTTAAGCTCCATGAAGGATCTGGACCGGGAGATGGAAAAAATCACGGCCATGACCGTGGACTCGGCCATGACCCCCAAACCCGTCTGCGTCACCCCCGAGACCGGTGTGGACGAGGTGGCCACGCTCATGACCGACCGCAATTTCCACACCGTCCCGGTGGTGGACGGCGGAAAGCTCATGGGGGTCATCGGCATGCGCGACATCTTAAACGCCATCGTGAAATAGACGCCGCCCCATGCCTGCCGTCCCCACCGCCGTGGTTCTCGCGGAGGCCTCCCACACCGTGCGCCTGGGGGCCGTCGTGGGAACGGTCCTGAAAAACGCCCCGGGGGTGACCGTTGTGCTCTTGCGCGGCGACCTGGGATCGGGCAAAACCACCTTCATTCGCGGATTGGCCGAAAGCCTGCCCGGCGGCGACGAAGCCGAGGTGGCCAGCCCCAGTTTCAACCTGGTCAACATCTATCCCACCCAGCCGGAAGTGGTGCACATGGACCTCTACCGCCTGCACGGGGAAGAGGCCCGGGGGCTCTTCGAGGACAGCGCCGAATTCCCGGACGGACAGGCGTCCGGCATGACCGGCGGCCCAAGCCAGGCGGACACGGGGCGTGACCTTCCGGGGCGCATTCTGGCCGTGGAATGGGCCGAACATCTGCCCCAGGACTGCCTGGAACGCGACCATCTGGTCTTTTGTTTCAGGCCCGCTTTCGCGGGACGGATGGTGGAGATCAGCGCCCACGGCCCCGCGGGCGAGGCGCTTTTGTCCGACCTTGCGCCCCATCTGGAGACTTTTACGGGGACATTTTCCGGGGACGGCGGCCAAGGCCCCCCACCCGGCGACACGGACCCTCGGGACCGCGCCTGACGCGGCCCCGGCAACGCGGAGGAAGCATGCGTATATTGGTGCAAAAATACGGCGGCACGTCGGTTGCCGGGCTGGATCGCATGAAGCAGGTCGAGGCCCGGGTGAAAAAGGGCCTGGCGGAAGGCTTCAAGGTGGTGGTGGTGCTCTCGGCCATGTCCGGGGAGACCAACCGCCTTTTGGGTCTGGCCAGGCAGTGGTCCGCCAATCCGGACCTCTCCGAATGCGACGCCCTGGTGACCACGGGCGAGCAGGTCTCGGTAACCCTGTTCGCCATGCTGCTCAAAGACGCGGGCATCAAATGCCGCTCGGTCATGGGCTTCCAGATCCCCATCCTGACCAACAACAATTACGGCCGGGCCCGCATCCTGGAGATCGACAACGCCAAACTGCTGGACATGCTCAATGAGTTCGACGTGTTGGTGGTGGCCGGGTTCCAGGGGGTGAGCTGTCACGGGCGGCTGACGACGCTTGGGCGCGGCGGCTCGGACACCACGGGCGTGGCCCTGGCGGCGGCCCTTTCCGCCGACGTGTGCGAGATCTACACCGACGTCAAGGGCGTCTACACCACCGATCCCAACATGTGCTCCACGGCCCGCAAGCTGGACCGCATAAGCTATGACGAAATGCTGGAATTCTCCAGCATGGGGGCCAAGGTCTTGCAGATCAGGTCCGTGGAGTTCGCCAAGAAATACAATGTTCCTGTCCGGGTGCGTTCGACGTTCTGCGACGATCCCGGAACACTGGTCACCCAGGAGGATGAGCTGATGGAAGACGTGCTGGTTTCGGGCATCGCCTACGACAAGGATCAGTGCCGCATCACCGTATTCAACGTCATGGATTGTCCCGGCGTGGCCGCCGCCATCTTCAGCCCCATTTCCGATGCGGGCATCCTGGTGGACATGATCGTGCAGAACACCAGCCGCGACGGCCGTACGGACATGACCTTCACCGTCTCCCGGACCAATCTGGAAAAAACCCTGGAGATTTTATCCCGCGACAACAAGGACATCGGCGCGGTGGAAGTGCAGCACGATTTGAACGTGTGCAAGGTTTCGGTCATCGGCGTGGGCATGCGCAACCACTCGGGCGTGGCCTCCATGATGTTCACCTGTCTGCGCAACGAAAACATCAATATCCTCATGATCTCCACATCGGAAATCAAGATCACCTGTCTTATCGAGGAAAAGTATCTGGAACTGGCCGTACGCGCCCTGCACGACGCTTTCGGCCTGGACAGGGCGGGCGGTGACCGGGTCTGCTGATCAACGCTTGCAGATGCAGGCCGCACCCGGTACCATGTTAAAAAAACAGGGCGAAACGAGGACAGCGCGCCAGAACCGGGGAGAGACCGCCCGGTCGCGCTCTTCCGGTTGAAAGGACTGTGTTGTAACGCCGCAATCCCTTCCGTACCGCGTGCCGATGCACCCTTTTGTTTCAGGCTCTTTTTTTTAAACATGCTTTTTTTATACCGCACAGCGGAAAACGGCCCCTGCCGCCTCAGGTCGGGGCCGCCCGGCGGGCACACATCCTTTCACGTCCCGGCCCCCTCGGCCGGGACAGGGACGTAAAGCAGGCCATGGACAGGATCGACATCTACGATACCACGTTGCGCGACGGCACCCAGGCCGAGGACATCAACCTGACCACCGAGGACAAGATCCGGGTGGCGGCCAAGCTCGATGAACTGGGAGTGGCCTACATCGAGGGCGGCTGGCCGGGATCGAACCCCACGGACAAGCGGTTTTTCAAGGAGATTCGCAACTACGACTTAAAAACCGCCAAGGTGGCGGCCTTTGGCAGCACCCACAATCCCAAGGCCACCCCGGATGCCGATCCCAACCTCAAGGCCCTCCTGGCCGCCGAAACCGAGGTGCTGACCATCTTCGGCAAGTGCTGGGGCATCCACGTCACCGAGGCCCTGCGCACCACCCTGGAACGCAATCTGGAAATCATCGCCGGTTCCCTGGCCTATCTTCGCCCCCATGCCCGGGAGCTTTTTTTCGACGCCGAGCATTTCTTCGACGGCTTCAAGGCCGACCCCGACTACGCCCTGGCCGCCCTGGCCACGGCGCACAAGGCCGGGGCCGACGCCCTTGTCCTGTGCGACACCAACGGCGGCACCCTGCCCCACGACCTGGGCGAGATGGTGCGCGCCGTACGAGCCGCCCTGCCAGGGGCCGTTCTCGGCATCCACCCCCACAACGACTCTGGGCTGGCCGTGGCCAACGCCCTGGAGGGCGTGCGCCAGGGCGCGACCCATGTGCAGGGAACCGTCAACGGCTACGGCGAACGCTGCGGCAACGCCAACCT
Above is a genomic segment from Desulfolutivibrio sulfodismutans DSM 3696 containing:
- the tsaE gene encoding tRNA (adenosine(37)-N6)-threonylcarbamoyltransferase complex ATPase subunit type 1 TsaE; its protein translation is MPAVPTAVVLAEASHTVRLGAVVGTVLKNAPGVTVVLLRGDLGSGKTTFIRGLAESLPGGDEAEVASPSFNLVNIYPTQPEVVHMDLYRLHGEEARGLFEDSAEFPDGQASGMTGGPSQADTGRDLPGRILAVEWAEHLPQDCLERDHLVFCFRPAFAGRMVEISAHGPAGEALLSDLAPHLETFTGTFSGDGGQGPPPGDTDPRDRA
- a CDS encoding aspartate kinase, encoding MRILVQKYGGTSVAGLDRMKQVEARVKKGLAEGFKVVVVLSAMSGETNRLLGLARQWSANPDLSECDALVTTGEQVSVTLFAMLLKDAGIKCRSVMGFQIPILTNNNYGRARILEIDNAKLLDMLNEFDVLVVAGFQGVSCHGRLTTLGRGGSDTTGVALAAALSADVCEIYTDVKGVYTTDPNMCSTARKLDRISYDEMLEFSSMGAKVLQIRSVEFAKKYNVPVRVRSTFCDDPGTLVTQEDELMEDVLVSGIAYDKDQCRITVFNVMDCPGVAAAIFSPISDAGILVDMIVQNTSRDGRTDMTFTVSRTNLEKTLEILSRDNKDIGAVEVQHDLNVCKVSVIGVGMRNHSGVASMMFTCLRNENINILMISTSEIKITCLIEEKYLELAVRALHDAFGLDRAGGDRVC
- a CDS encoding CBS domain-containing protein → MLKAKDVMTREVMTVTPDTEISQAARLLLDKGINGLPVVTPQGAVVGILCQSDLVAQQKKISLPSVFSLLDGFVPLSSMKDLDREMEKITAMTVDSAMTPKPVCVTPETGVDEVATLMTDRNFHTVPVVDGGKLMGVIGMRDILNAIVK